The proteins below come from a single Drosophila teissieri strain GT53w chromosome 3L, Prin_Dtei_1.1, whole genome shotgun sequence genomic window:
- the LOC122618621 gene encoding leucine-rich repeat-containing protein 56, which yields MPLLEAPTDYLESSPDHSLQAELPILLAPPGPAALAQVRMPPPDLRLNHQNPAQQQQRMQFNRRQLARRNSFDRDLAIAEEEQHLPAFVHLLPVVLPQQGPEPTLDELLRRVTQRTDLEAVESVRLRVISYTVSLSRLSLFLPRLQALDLSGSVLSSLRDLGYGLLQLTRLDISNCGLNSFDGTSGLPAIRVLIADGNMIQRVDPLAELVHLRVLKARNNRISELGLLSFLGMCPQLQEVELQGNPVCRLPLYRSLLARSVPTLQLLDGRVLNTEPAPVETEEAASATSSDLESGSETTAQRPNTAPAPEPVHISLNAAIRRQVSASSASTPVAGSVLGLVRQRRRRSGHAWVSSSSSSGSSSASSARSTRAPSMSSCSSNSSLDVQSSTYAFSPQSTLD from the exons ATGCCACTGCTAGAGGCTCCTACGGACTACCTGGAGTCCTCTCCGGATCACTCGCTCCAGGCGGAGCTGCCCATCCTTCTGGCTCCGCCGGGTCCGGCCGCCTTGGCCCAGGTCCGGATGCCTCCGCCGGATTTGCGGCTCAATCATCAGAATcccgcccagcagcaacagcggatGCAGTTCAACCGTCGCCAACTGGCCCGCCGGAACTCCTTCGACCGGGATCTGGCCATCGCCGAAGAGGAACAGCACCTTCCGGCCTTCGTCCATCTGCTGCCCGTGGTGCTGCCCCAACAGGGCCCGGAACCGACACTGGACGAGCTACTG CGACGAGTGACTCAACGCACGGATCTGGAGGCGGTGGAGTCGGTGCGTCTGCGCGTGATCTCTTACACAGTCAGCCTGTCCCGCCTGTCGCTCTTCCTGCCGCGCCTCCAAGCCCTCGACCTGAGTGGCAGTGTGCTGAGCTCCCTGCGCGACCTGGGCTACGGACTTCTCCAGCTCACCCGGCTGGACATCAGCAACTGCGGCCTGAACAGCTTCGACGGCACCAGTGGATTGCCGGCCATCCGGGTTCTCATCGCCGATGGAAACATGATCCAACGGGTGGATCCTCTGGCCGAGCTGGTCCATCTCCGCGTTCTGAAGGCAAGGAACAACCGGATCAGTGAGCTGGGCCTGCTCTCCTTCCTTGGAATGTGCCCCCAGCTGCAGGAGGTGGAGTTGCAGGGCAATCCCGTGTGCCGCTTGCCGCTGTACCGCTCGCTTCTGGCGCGTAGTGTGCCCACGCTGCAACTGTTGGATGGACGGGTGTTGAACACCGAGCCGGCTCCAGTGGAGACGGAGGAGGCCGCATCCGCGACCTCAAGTGATCTGGAGTCTGGCTCAGAGACGACTGCCCAACGGCCGAACACGGCACCTGCTCCGGAACCCGTTCATATCTCCCTGAATGCCGCCATCCGGCGCCAAGTGTCGGCAAGTTCCGCATCCACTCCAGTGGCCGGATCGGTGTTGGGCCTGGTGCGCCAGCGGCGAAGGCGCAGTGGTCACGCCTGGgtcagctcctcctcctccagcggATCGTCTTCCGCCTCCTCGGCCCGATCCACCCGGGCGCCATCCATGAGCTCTTGCTCCTCCAACAGTAGCCTCGACGTCCAATCATCTACTTATGCCTTCAGCCCACAGTCCACGCTAGACTAG
- the LOC122618620 gene encoding glutamate receptor ionotropic, delta-1, translating to MATGIELLVAAALCVACPPQNESLPPNLVQLGEYGSLSRTTELPIDGEATDAGLDAGPPVETLANIINKNEKLRAMHDWIGGKHLRIATLEDFPLSYTKVLENNTRIGLGVSFQIIDFLKKKFNFTYEVVVPQDNIIGSIDDYPRSLIKMVNSSEADLAAAFIPSLSDQRSVVYYSTTTLDEGEWIMVMQRPRESASGSGLLAPFEFWVWILILVSLLAVGPIIYVLIILRNRLTGDGQQTPYSLGHCAWFVYGALMKQGSTLSPIADSTRLLFATWWIFITILTSFYTANLTAFLTLSKFTLPYNTVNDILTKNKHFVSMRGGGVEYAIRTTNESLSMLNRMIQNNYAVFSEETNDTYNLQNYVEKNGYVFVRDRPAINIMLYQDYLYRKTVSFSDEKVHCPFAMAKEPFLKKIRTFAYPIGSNLSQLFDPELLKLVESGIVKHLSNGDLPSAEICPQDLGGTERQLRNGDLMMTYYIMLAGFATALAVFSTELVFRYVNSRHEANKWARHGIGRTPNGQSVAPSRWVRGWRRLNSGHGQLLGASTHGQNVTPPPPYQSIFNGGSHGEPLNRWRRPLANGNAIGNGVLLGGDSEGGVRRLINGRDYMVFRSPNGQSQLVPVRSPSAALFQYSYTE from the exons ATGGCCACTGGCATCGAGCTGCTGGTGGCCGCCGCCCTCTGCGTCGCCTGTCCGCCGCAAAACGAGTCCCTGCCGCCTAACCTAGTCCAGCTGGGCGAGTACGGCAGCCTGTCCCGGACCACAGAGCTGCCCATCGATGGGGAGGCCACGGATGCCGGACTCGATGCGGGTCCCCCCGTGGAGACGCTGGCGAACATTATCAACAAGAACGAGAAGCTGCGCGCGATGCACGATTGGATCGGGGGCAAGCACCTGCGCATCGCCACCCTGGAGGACTTTCCGCTCAGCTACACCAAGGTCCTGGAGAACAATACCCGTATCGGCCTTGGAGTCTCCTTCCAGATCATTGACTTTCTCAAGAAAAAGTTCAACTTCACCTATGAGGTGGTCGTGCCCCAGGACAACATCATCGGCTCCATAGACGACTATCCACGCAGCCTCATTAAGATGGTAAACAGCAGT GAGGCGGACTTGGCGGCGGCCTTCATACCCTCGCTCTCTGACCAGCGCAGCGTCGTCTACTACTCCACCACGACGCTGGACGAGGGCGAGTGGATAATGGTGATGCAGCGTCCCAGGGAATCGGCTAGTGGGTCCGGACTGCTTGCGCCCTTTGAGTTCTGGGTGTGGATCCTGATCCTCGTCTCTCTGCTGGCCGTTGGGCCGATCATCTACGTGCTGATCATCCTGCGGAACCGGTTGACCGGCGACGGCCAGCAGACGCCCTACTCCCTGGGCCACTGCGCGTGGTTCGTCTACGGGGCGCTGATGAAGCAGGGCAGCACCCTGTCGCCCATCGCAG ACTCGACGCGGCTGCTCTTTGCCACCTGGTGGATTTTCATCACGATACTGACGTCCTTCTACACGGCCAACCTGACCGCTTTCCTGACCCTCTCCAAGTTCACGCTGCCGTACAACACGGTCAACGATATCCTCACGAAGAACAAGCACTTTGTGTCCATGCGGGGCGGTGGAGTGGAGTACGCCATTCGAACG ACCAATGAATCTTTGTCCATGCTCAACCGCATGATCCAGAACAATTACGCCGTATTCTCGGAGGAGACCAACGACACCTACAACCTGCAGAACTACGTGGAAAAGAATGGCTACGTTTTTGTGAGGGATCGGCCGGCGATTAACATAATGCTGTATCAGGACTATTTGTACCGAAAAACAGTCAGCTTTAGTGACGAGAAGGTCCACTGTCCGTTTGCCATGGCCAAGGAGCCGTTCCTGAAGAAGATAAGGACCTTCGCCTATCCCATCGGTTCGAATTTGAGCCAATTATTTGACCCGGA ACTGCTCAAACTTGTGGAATCCGGAATCGTGAAGCACCTGTCCAACGGGGATCTCCCCAGTGCCGAGATCTGTCCACAGGACCTCGGTGGAACGGAGCGACAGCTGAGGAACGGCGACCTGATGATGACCTACTACATTATGCTGGCCGGTTTCGCCACCGCACTGGCCGTCTTCAGCACGGAGCTGGTGTTCCGGTACGTCAATAGTCGCCACGAAGCGAATAAGTGGGCGCGCCACGGGATCGGACGGACGCCCAATGGCCAGTCGGTGGCTCCATCCCGCTGGGTCCGTGGCTGGAGGCGATTGAACAGTGGGCACGGGCAGCTCCTGGGCGCCTCCACCCACGGCCAAAATGTCACTCCTCCGCCGCCGTACCAGAGCATCTTCAACGGCGGAAGTCACGGGGAACCACTGAATCGATGGCGCCGTCCTCTTGCAAACGGAAATGCCATTGGCAACGGTGTCCTCCTGGGCGGCGATTCCGAGGGTGGTGTGCGGCGTCTGATCAACGGGCGCGACTACATGGTATTCCGCAGTCCAAATGGTCAGAGCCAACTCGTACCGGTTAGATCGCCTTCGGCGGCCCTCTTTCAATACAGCTACACCGAGTAG
- the LOC122617695 gene encoding uncharacterized protein LOC122617695, translating to MRDDNQRFQFQLQAVATVFLLVSQLCFALPFASSGNDIESDGNIQNSASGRPVDYHTVVGHFKDFFMYLPVMMTTLKETMSGFPKFAEGMRILTSGKGRVDGEDCKCSQNGLGSAELLDTSSRFG from the exons ATGAGAGACGACAACCAACGATTCCAGTTCCAACTGCAAGCAGTGGCAACAGTTTTCTTGTTGG TTTCACAGCTCTGCTTTGCCCTGCCCTTTGCATCCTCGGGAAACGATATAGAAAGCGATGGGAACATTCAAAATTCTGCAAGTGGGCGGCCTGTGGATTATCACACGGTGGTGGGCCATTTCAAGGACTTTTTCATGTACCTGCCTGTGATGATGACCACGCTGAAGGAAACGATGTCAGGATTCCCCAAGTTCGCCGAGGGCATGCGCATCCTGACTTCTGGCAAAGGACGAGTGGACGGCGAGGATTGCAAGTGCAGCCAAAATGGACTGGGTAGCGCGGAACTCTTGGACACCAGTTCCCGATTTGGTTGA